From one Catellatospora sp. IY07-71 genomic stretch:
- a CDS encoding Lrp/AsnC family transcriptional regulator has protein sequence MQLDDVDQRIIAALLSDARTTYAEIGSVVSLSAPAVKRRVDRLRSGGVIKGFTAVVDPAAVGGGTEAFVELFCTGRTTPAQITQATRRHPEVVGAYTVSGEADALVHLRAADIAHLEQALERLRAEPFITSTRSMIVLSRLVD, from the coding sequence GTGCAGTTGGACGACGTTGACCAGCGGATCATCGCCGCGCTCCTGAGCGACGCGCGCACCACGTACGCCGAGATCGGCTCGGTGGTGTCGCTGTCCGCTCCGGCGGTCAAGCGGCGGGTCGACCGGCTGCGTTCCGGCGGCGTCATCAAGGGCTTCACCGCCGTCGTGGACCCGGCGGCGGTGGGCGGCGGCACCGAGGCCTTCGTCGAGCTGTTCTGCACCGGCCGCACCACTCCGGCGCAGATCACGCAGGCCACCCGCCGCCACCCGGAGGTGGTCGGGGCGTACACCGTCTCCGGGGAGGCCGACGCGCTGGTGCACCTGCGCGCGGCCGACATCGCCCACCTGGAGCAGGCGCTGGAGCGGCTGCGCGCGGAGCCCTTCATCACCAGCACCCGCAGCATGATCGTGCTCTCCCGGCTGGTCGACTGA
- a CDS encoding ABC transporter substrate-binding protein, translating to MDGLDRRRLLRLLTGVGVAGATGGLAACGSTSTPTSRSGVSIGLLVPATGANKAIGADLELGFRLYLDLHGGMLGSRPVQVIVEDEGETPKSGGDALGRLLDQHVLAVAGVANPDLLPAVRDKVEESKVPLLAAHATPAGMPSSNFIWRTAFLSDEPARAIALYLRRRMGGSRVSLIGVSSSSTAELFNGFQQVYGTGFQEPITVRAGIKPTAAEFAAAAGQIKNQNPRAIFCNLPSTHLDAFKDALRNAGGSALAGLPLYAPGVVAEGVALDALGDGGRGLYTAMQYSADLNNVANHSFSSLFQAKYQRTPTAFAVAAYDAAAVLDQALTLAGDGTITAQRINSLLSSVGQVISPRGNWQFNQNRSPQQKWYLRKVEKDGPILSNVLISDLATLG from the coding sequence TTGGACGGCCTTGACCGTCGCAGGCTGCTTCGTCTGCTGACCGGTGTCGGTGTCGCCGGCGCGACCGGCGGGCTCGCTGCCTGCGGCAGCACCTCGACGCCGACCAGCCGGAGCGGCGTCAGCATCGGTCTGCTCGTCCCCGCCACCGGAGCCAACAAGGCCATCGGCGCCGACCTCGAGCTCGGCTTCCGGCTCTACCTCGACCTGCACGGCGGCATGCTCGGCTCCCGCCCGGTGCAGGTGATCGTCGAGGACGAGGGCGAGACCCCCAAGTCCGGCGGCGACGCCCTGGGCCGGCTGCTCGACCAGCACGTGCTCGCCGTCGCCGGGGTGGCCAACCCCGACCTGCTGCCCGCCGTCCGCGACAAGGTCGAGGAGTCGAAGGTCCCGCTGCTGGCCGCGCACGCGACCCCGGCCGGCATGCCCAGCTCCAACTTCATCTGGCGCACCGCCTTCCTCAGCGACGAGCCCGCCCGCGCCATCGCGCTCTACCTGCGCCGCCGGATGGGCGGCAGCCGGGTCAGCCTGATCGGCGTCAGCAGCAGCTCGACCGCCGAGCTGTTCAACGGCTTCCAGCAGGTCTACGGCACCGGCTTCCAGGAGCCGATCACGGTGCGCGCCGGCATCAAGCCGACCGCGGCCGAGTTCGCCGCGGCCGCCGGCCAGATCAAGAACCAGAACCCGCGGGCGATCTTCTGCAACCTGCCCAGCACGCACCTCGACGCCTTCAAGGACGCGCTCCGGAACGCCGGCGGCAGCGCCCTCGCCGGCCTGCCGCTGTACGCCCCCGGCGTGGTGGCCGAGGGCGTCGCCCTGGACGCGCTCGGCGACGGCGGCCGCGGCCTCTACACCGCGATGCAGTACTCCGCGGACCTGAACAACGTGGCCAACCACTCCTTCTCGTCGCTGTTCCAGGCGAAGTACCAGCGCACGCCCACGGCGTTCGCGGTCGCCGCCTACGACGCGGCGGCGGTGCTGGACCAGGCGCTCACCCTGGCCGGGGACGGCACCATCACCGCGCAGCGGATCAACTCGCTGCTGTCCAGCGTCGGCCAGGTGATCAGCCCGCGCGGCAACTGGCAGTTCAACCAGAACCGCTCGCCGCAGCAGAAGTGGTACCTGCGCAAGGTCGAGAAGGACGGCCCCATCCTGTCGAACGTGCTGATCAGCGACCTCGCTACCCTCGGGTAG
- a CDS encoding bacterial proteasome activator family protein — MSQQQPDEKSVVVVGPDGRPIGTVEVTADGATGREDDPSRLIEQPAKVMRIGSMIKQLLEEVRAAPLDEAGRQRLVEIHRRSVDELEDGLSPELRDELERISVRFTEGTTPSEAELRIAQAQLVGWLEGLFHGIQAALVAQQMAARMQLEQMRNMPALPPGAHPEPGKTTSTGQYL, encoded by the coding sequence GTGAGCCAGCAGCAGCCCGACGAGAAGAGCGTAGTGGTCGTCGGCCCGGACGGCCGTCCCATCGGCACCGTTGAGGTGACCGCGGACGGCGCCACCGGTCGCGAGGACGACCCGAGCCGCCTCATCGAGCAGCCCGCCAAGGTGATGCGCATCGGCAGCATGATCAAGCAGCTGCTGGAGGAGGTGCGGGCCGCGCCCCTGGACGAAGCGGGCCGGCAGCGCCTCGTGGAGATCCACCGCCGCTCCGTGGACGAGCTGGAGGACGGCCTCTCCCCCGAGCTGCGCGACGAGCTGGAGCGCATCTCCGTGCGGTTCACCGAGGGCACCACCCCGTCGGAGGCCGAGCTGCGGATCGCGCAGGCCCAGCTGGTCGGCTGGCTGGAGGGCCTGTTCCACGGCATCCAGGCCGCGCTGGTCGCGCAGCAGATGGCCGCGCGCATGCAGCTGGAGCAGATGCGCAACATGCCCGCCCTGCCGCCGGGCGCGCACCCGGAGCCGGGCAAGACCACCAGCACCGGCCAGTACCTCTGA
- a CDS encoding HAD family hydrolase, with amino-acid sequence MRPLRLPKLVATDLDGTVVRSDETVSGFTHAVFDRVRAAGIPIVGATGRGPRLEELSRIDLPHADLLVLGGGGRVMDLRDPSAPRVLRDARLPGTVVAGLVAALEARLGRVKLLVEVLDAQRAPLWGDDVTDWPYPDDLVTRPREESLCYDVIKAFVKTDDTDADTLLRTARELVPPETAAFTHSGLGWVEVTPPGVDKATGLSVVAAELGIDPADVLVFGDMPNDIPMFLWAGHRVAVANAHPEVLALADEVTLSNDRDGVAVYLDSLLKREG; translated from the coding sequence CTGCGGCCGCTCCGCCTGCCCAAGCTGGTCGCGACGGACCTGGACGGCACGGTCGTCCGGTCCGACGAGACCGTCAGCGGGTTCACCCACGCGGTCTTCGACCGGGTGCGCGCGGCGGGCATCCCGATCGTGGGGGCGACCGGCCGCGGCCCGCGGCTGGAGGAGCTGAGCCGGATCGACCTGCCGCACGCCGATCTGCTGGTGCTCGGCGGCGGCGGGCGGGTGATGGACCTGCGCGACCCGTCCGCGCCCCGGGTGCTGCGCGACGCGCGGCTGCCCGGCACGGTGGTCGCCGGCCTGGTCGCGGCGCTGGAGGCCCGGCTGGGACGGGTGAAGCTGCTGGTCGAGGTGCTCGACGCGCAGCGGGCGCCGCTGTGGGGCGACGACGTCACCGACTGGCCGTACCCGGACGACCTGGTGACCCGGCCGCGCGAGGAGTCGCTCTGCTACGACGTGATCAAGGCGTTCGTGAAGACCGACGACACCGACGCGGACACGCTGCTGCGTACCGCGCGTGAGCTGGTGCCGCCGGAGACGGCCGCGTTCACCCATTCGGGTCTGGGCTGGGTGGAGGTGACCCCGCCCGGCGTGGACAAGGCCACCGGCCTGTCCGTGGTCGCGGCGGAGCTGGGCATCGACCCCGCGGACGTGCTGGTCTTCGGGGACATGCCGAACGACATCCCGATGTTCCTCTGGGCGGGGCACCGGGTCGCGGTGGCCAACGCCCACCCCGAGGTGCTCGCCCTGGCCGACGAGGTCACCCTATCCAACGACCGCGACGGCGTCGCCGTCTACCTGGACAGCCTGCTCAAACGCGAGGGCTGA
- the serS gene encoding serine--tRNA ligase has product MIDLRLLREDPDTVRASQRLRGDSVDAVDDLLRADESRRSAVASFEALRAEQKQLGKLMPKAAGDEKAALLARTKDLSAAVKAAEAAVNEAETALRNAQFAIANVVQEGAPGGGEDDYVVLREVGERPVLDSPRDHLELGELLGAIDTERGAKVSGARFYYLTGVGALLQLGLLQMGLWQAVEAGFTPVIPPVLVKPESMEGTGFLGSHAAEVYHLPADDLYLVGTSEVPLAAYHKDEILNLNAGPLRYAGWSSCFRREAGSYGKDTRGIIRVHQFDKVEMFSYCPAEQAAEEHLRLLAWEEEMLGKLELAYRVIDVAAGDLGSSAARKFDCEAWLPTQNRYMEVTSTSNCTTFQARRLNTRHRDGEGRTHIAATLNGTLATTRMMVALLEQHQQADGSVRVPKALQPFVGGRDVLEPVKAGA; this is encoded by the coding sequence GTGATTGATCTGCGTCTGCTCCGTGAGGACCCCGACACCGTACGAGCAAGCCAGCGGCTGCGCGGCGATTCCGTCGACGCCGTCGACGACCTGCTGCGCGCCGACGAGTCCCGGCGGTCGGCGGTGGCGTCCTTCGAGGCGCTGCGCGCGGAGCAGAAGCAGCTCGGCAAGCTGATGCCCAAGGCGGCCGGGGACGAGAAGGCCGCGCTGCTGGCCCGCACCAAGGACCTGTCGGCCGCGGTGAAGGCGGCCGAGGCCGCGGTGAACGAGGCCGAGACGGCCCTGCGCAACGCGCAGTTCGCCATCGCGAACGTGGTGCAGGAGGGCGCGCCCGGCGGCGGCGAGGACGACTACGTCGTGCTGCGCGAGGTCGGCGAGCGCCCCGTGCTGGACTCGCCGCGCGATCACCTGGAGCTGGGCGAGCTGCTCGGGGCGATCGACACCGAGCGCGGCGCGAAGGTGTCGGGCGCCCGCTTCTACTACCTCACCGGCGTGGGCGCGCTGCTCCAGCTCGGCCTGCTCCAGATGGGCCTGTGGCAGGCGGTCGAGGCCGGGTTCACCCCGGTCATCCCGCCGGTGCTGGTCAAGCCGGAGTCGATGGAGGGCACCGGTTTCCTGGGCTCGCACGCCGCCGAGGTCTACCACCTGCCCGCCGACGACCTCTACCTGGTCGGCACGAGCGAGGTGCCGCTCGCGGCGTACCACAAGGACGAGATCCTCAATCTGAACGCCGGGCCGCTGCGCTACGCCGGGTGGTCGAGCTGCTTCCGCCGGGAGGCGGGCTCGTACGGCAAGGACACCCGCGGCATCATCCGGGTGCACCAGTTCGACAAGGTCGAGATGTTCTCGTACTGCCCCGCCGAGCAGGCCGCCGAGGAGCACCTGCGCCTGCTGGCGTGGGAGGAGGAGATGCTCGGCAAGCTGGAGCTGGCGTACCGGGTGATCGACGTGGCCGCGGGCGACCTCGGCTCGTCGGCGGCGCGCAAGTTCGACTGCGAGGCCTGGCTGCCCACCCAGAACCGGTACATGGAGGTCACCTCGACCTCGAACTGCACCACGTTCCAGGCCCGGCGGCTGAACACCCGGCACCGCGACGGCGAGGGCCGGACCCACATCGCCGCGACGCTCAACGGCACCCTGGCCACCACCCGCATGATGGTCGCGCTCCTGGAGCAGCACCAGCAGGCGGACGGCTCGGTCCGGGTGCCCAAGGCGCTGCAGCCCTTCGTGGGCGGCCGCGACGTGCTGGAGCCCGTCAAGGCCGGAGCCTGA
- a CDS encoding HD family hydrolase: MDDAAPAHAADEAKAAGLAQLAFELGVLKSMRRAGWWHAGIRDPESVAEHSLRVAQLASLIAAEEGADPARAAMMAIWHDSQETRTGDLPHTARAYLSKPDPQKITADQTAALPDRAAKTVREAVAEYESQETAEAVCAHDADKLECLLQAVEYRMAGNAAVEGWIISSRNALRTETAKSIAEAALTISPLKWRNR, translated from the coding sequence GTGGACGACGCTGCCCCGGCACATGCGGCTGACGAAGCGAAGGCGGCGGGTTTGGCGCAACTTGCCTTCGAGCTGGGGGTGCTCAAATCCATGCGTCGCGCAGGATGGTGGCACGCGGGCATCCGCGACCCGGAGTCGGTCGCCGAGCACAGCCTCCGGGTCGCGCAGCTTGCCTCACTGATCGCCGCTGAGGAGGGTGCCGATCCCGCGCGAGCGGCGATGATGGCGATCTGGCACGACTCGCAAGAGACCCGGACCGGGGATCTGCCGCATACGGCGCGGGCATACCTCAGTAAGCCGGATCCCCAGAAGATCACCGCTGATCAGACCGCAGCTTTGCCGGACCGTGCCGCCAAGACCGTTCGCGAGGCGGTGGCCGAGTACGAGTCTCAGGAGACAGCCGAAGCCGTCTGCGCGCATGATGCCGACAAGCTCGAATGCCTCCTGCAGGCCGTGGAGTATCGGATGGCCGGAAACGCCGCGGTCGAGGGGTGGATCATCTCGTCGCGGAATGCGCTACGCACGGAGACGGCGAAGTCGATCGCCGAGGCGGCTCTCACCATCTCGCCGCTCAAGTGGCGCAACCGTTGA
- a CDS encoding DNA-binding transcriptional regulator, whose amino-acid sequence MKLIRESLDLTQAQLAEVLNIDLATVQGWESGRRPVTSLRVSDLAALRARLIHRGASPQLFDVLRDAIEADLVMDSAIQHGGGEPIVPAGHPLAATVHRRNLTNLITWTLTGSLPSQLADLVKPSPRRRGPTSSWPEFGAEERSLFFAHLLRIADECRGEADSLMRRQAIYLLAFDTNPATADWLLGEHRRSLKQARATNDVPSWVSVRSASVALARYGQQEPLIDFVTTGLRDELHATANLNYWTYWVGEGAHTYTDDTFMISNDPRRGIGSVLFGHLVERLADDSEQVELYVHTLWQLLLVNPRVVAGAPAMRAAAQRKIEELSAAPLTGAARQKLSDVAYGLRLS is encoded by the coding sequence ATGAAGCTGATCAGAGAGTCGCTCGACCTGACGCAGGCCCAGCTTGCCGAAGTGCTGAATATTGATCTTGCGACGGTCCAGGGCTGGGAATCGGGACGCCGACCCGTCACATCGCTCCGGGTTTCCGATCTGGCGGCCCTTCGTGCACGCCTCATCCACCGAGGTGCAAGCCCTCAGCTCTTCGACGTGCTGCGCGATGCGATAGAAGCGGATCTCGTGATGGACTCTGCGATCCAGCACGGCGGCGGTGAGCCGATCGTGCCTGCCGGGCATCCCCTGGCCGCCACCGTCCATCGACGAAACCTGACAAATCTGATCACGTGGACGTTGACCGGCTCCCTCCCCTCACAGCTTGCCGACCTGGTGAAGCCCAGTCCACGTCGGCGAGGACCAACCAGCTCATGGCCGGAGTTCGGGGCAGAAGAGCGTTCACTTTTCTTCGCTCACCTGTTACGGATCGCCGACGAATGCCGTGGTGAGGCCGACTCCCTCATGCGGAGGCAGGCGATATACCTCCTGGCGTTCGACACGAATCCCGCAACAGCAGACTGGCTGCTCGGTGAGCACCGCCGCTCGCTCAAGCAGGCGCGGGCGACCAATGACGTGCCGTCATGGGTCTCGGTTCGGTCCGCGTCGGTCGCTCTGGCGCGGTACGGGCAGCAGGAGCCGCTCATCGACTTCGTGACGACCGGCCTGAGGGATGAGCTTCATGCAACCGCCAACCTCAACTACTGGACGTACTGGGTCGGCGAAGGTGCACATACCTATACCGACGACACCTTCATGATCTCGAATGACCCTCGGCGAGGGATCGGGAGCGTGCTCTTCGGCCACCTGGTCGAGCGCCTAGCCGACGACTCTGAGCAAGTAGAGCTTTACGTGCACACCCTGTGGCAGCTTTTGCTGGTCAATCCGAGAGTCGTCGCCGGCGCTCCGGCGATGCGGGCCGCCGCCCAACGCAAGATCGAAGAGCTGAGCGCCGCACCGCTCACAGGCGCCGCCAGGCAGAAGCTGTCTGACGTAGCCTACGGTCTGCGACTCTCGTGA
- a CDS encoding AIM24 family protein: MQSALFAAENLEKESSTPGLTLQNSKMLKIELNGEVMARTGAMVAYQGQVQFQALGSGGAAKWLKSKLTGEGIPLMKLSGRGDVFLADRAADVHLIDLGPGDHLSVNGTNVLAFESTLNYDIKMVQGMGMFSAAGLFNCVFSGQGRIAITTKGTPVVLTVDQPTYADPQAAICWSANLQTGYHRAEQLGIGTLLGRSTGEAFTMSFQGQGFVVVQPSEEPPAGIAGGTGGGQQQGGGLLGGLLNG; this comes from the coding sequence ATGCAGAGCGCACTCTTCGCTGCCGAGAACCTGGAGAAGGAGTCCTCCACTCCCGGTCTGACGCTGCAGAACTCGAAGATGCTGAAGATCGAGCTCAACGGCGAGGTCATGGCACGGACCGGCGCGATGGTTGCCTACCAGGGGCAGGTGCAGTTCCAGGCGCTCGGCTCCGGCGGCGCGGCCAAGTGGCTCAAGAGCAAGCTCACCGGCGAGGGCATCCCGCTGATGAAGCTGTCCGGCCGCGGCGACGTGTTCCTCGCCGACCGGGCCGCCGACGTGCACCTGATCGACCTGGGCCCCGGTGACCACCTCAGCGTCAACGGCACCAACGTGCTGGCCTTCGAGTCGACCCTGAACTACGACATCAAGATGGTCCAGGGCATGGGCATGTTCTCCGCGGCCGGCCTGTTCAACTGCGTCTTCAGCGGTCAGGGCCGGATCGCCATCACCACCAAGGGCACCCCGGTGGTGCTGACGGTGGACCAGCCCACCTACGCCGACCCGCAGGCCGCGATCTGCTGGTCGGCCAACCTGCAGACCGGCTACCACCGCGCCGAGCAGCTGGGCATCGGCACGCTGCTGGGCCGCTCCACCGGCGAGGCGTTCACCATGAGCTTCCAGGGCCAGGGCTTCGTCGTGGTGCAGCCGTCCGAAGAGCCCCCGGCGGGCATCGCCGGCGGCACCGGCGGCGGCCAGCAGCAGGGCGGCGGCCTGCTGGGCGGCCTGCTCAACGGCTGA
- a CDS encoding metallopeptidase family protein, whose amino-acid sequence MEMSRERFEELVADALDEVPQELLDLMRNVVILVEDESPPGEPELLGLYEGHALTTRGWDYAGVLPDRITIYRHPILRICDTDDDVVEEVAVTVVHEIAHHFGIDDDRLHELGWG is encoded by the coding sequence GTGGAGATGAGCCGCGAGCGCTTCGAGGAGCTGGTCGCCGACGCCCTCGACGAGGTGCCGCAGGAGCTGCTCGACCTCATGCGCAACGTCGTGATCCTGGTCGAGGACGAGTCGCCGCCCGGTGAGCCGGAGCTGCTCGGGCTCTACGAGGGGCACGCGCTCACGACCCGGGGCTGGGACTACGCGGGCGTGCTGCCCGACCGGATCACCATCTACCGGCACCCGATCCTGCGGATCTGCGACACCGACGACGACGTCGTCGAGGAGGTCGCGGTCACCGTGGTGCACGAGATCGCGCACCACTTCGGCATCGACGACGACCGCCTGCACGAGCTGGGCTGGGGTTGA
- the pheA gene encoding prephenate dehydratase translates to MPGVPPTRFVYLGPESTFAEQALLTIPAAERGIRTPARSVPEALESVRHGDADAALVPWENSIGGAVGVTFDELVDGEPLVITREVVIPVEFVLAARPSTTLAGIRSIAAHPQASIQCRAWLRAYLPDAIVVDVLSNGAAAAGASAGEYDAAICAPIAIQRFGLHQLADKISDHPDAATRFVLLSRPGPPPEPTGNDVTSLAVWISHDRVGALLAVLTELAVRGVNLTRIESRPTGERLGRYVFFLDCTGHVAEGRVGEALQGLRRICAAVRFLGSYPRAGLGGTPEQPVPPPPGLSDPDYADAAAWLGRLRRGELS, encoded by the coding sequence ATGCCTGGAGTCCCGCCGACGCGCTTCGTCTACCTCGGCCCCGAGAGCACCTTCGCCGAGCAGGCGCTGCTCACCATCCCGGCCGCCGAGCGGGGCATCCGCACGCCGGCCCGCAGCGTGCCCGAGGCGCTGGAGTCGGTGCGCCACGGCGACGCCGACGCGGCGCTGGTGCCGTGGGAGAACTCGATCGGCGGCGCGGTCGGGGTCACCTTCGACGAGCTGGTCGACGGCGAGCCGCTGGTGATCACCCGCGAGGTGGTCATCCCGGTGGAGTTCGTGCTGGCCGCTCGGCCGTCCACCACGCTGGCCGGGATCCGCTCGATCGCGGCGCACCCGCAGGCGTCCATCCAGTGCCGCGCCTGGCTGCGGGCATACCTGCCGGACGCGATCGTGGTCGACGTGCTCTCCAACGGCGCCGCCGCGGCCGGGGCGTCCGCCGGGGAGTACGACGCCGCGATCTGCGCCCCGATCGCGATCCAGCGCTTCGGCCTGCACCAGCTCGCCGACAAGATCTCCGACCACCCGGACGCCGCGACGCGCTTCGTGCTGCTGTCGCGCCCTGGGCCGCCGCCCGAGCCGACCGGCAACGACGTCACCTCGCTGGCCGTGTGGATCTCGCACGACCGGGTCGGCGCGCTGCTCGCCGTGCTGACCGAGCTGGCCGTGCGTGGGGTGAACCTGACCCGCATCGAATCGCGCCCCACCGGCGAGCGCCTCGGCCGCTACGTCTTCTTCCTCGACTGCACCGGGCACGTCGCCGAGGGCCGGGTCGGCGAGGCGCTGCAGGGCCTGCGGCGCATCTGCGCGGCGGTGCGCTTCCTCGGCTCGTACCCCCGGGCGGGTCTGGGCGGCACACCGGAGCAGCCGGTGCCGCCGCCGCCCGGCCTGTCCGACCCGGACTACGCCGACGCGGCCGCCTGGCTGGGCCGGCTGCGCCGCGGTGAGCTGTCCTGA
- a CDS encoding NERD domain-containing protein, producing the protein MTVYPERAPFLRPTVGRSPSLPVPSGPDTAPPSASPLDWARRRRAERGLRRMSAAEDRAVHRLGRDWHVIEWPSAPLAAQPPLPGRPKQPDGAGFLVIGPGGLFSVSLAQHGRSRVLIAGDVVQISGRRPPYISQARRDAKRVAKAISAAIGQDIKVFAVLAFVGSGPISVNGLPKECIVTSYRELDKVLDSTGRRLSGSTAEKLSQVARNPAIWVNRPYPGASGYTWHPEGTAPGDKGTARG; encoded by the coding sequence ATGACCGTCTACCCCGAGCGCGCGCCCTTCCTGCGCCCGACTGTCGGACGCTCCCCCAGCCTGCCGGTGCCGTCAGGACCAGACACCGCCCCGCCGTCCGCCTCCCCGCTGGACTGGGCCCGCCGCCGCCGTGCCGAACGCGGCCTGCGCCGCATGTCGGCCGCCGAGGACCGCGCGGTGCACCGCCTCGGCCGGGACTGGCACGTCATCGAGTGGCCCAGCGCCCCGCTCGCCGCGCAGCCCCCGCTGCCGGGCAGGCCCAAGCAGCCGGACGGCGCCGGGTTCCTCGTCATCGGCCCCGGCGGCCTGTTCAGCGTCTCGCTCGCTCAGCACGGGCGCAGCCGGGTGCTCATCGCCGGAGACGTGGTGCAGATCAGCGGGCGCCGCCCGCCGTACATCTCCCAGGCACGCCGGGACGCCAAGCGCGTGGCCAAGGCGATCTCCGCGGCGATCGGCCAGGACATCAAGGTCTTCGCCGTGCTGGCCTTCGTCGGCAGTGGACCGATCAGCGTAAACGGCCTGCCGAAGGAGTGCATCGTCACGTCATACCGGGAGCTGGACAAGGTCCTCGACTCCACCGGGCGGCGGCTGTCCGGCTCGACCGCGGAGAAGCTGTCACAGGTGGCCCGCAATCCCGCGATCTGGGTCAACCGGCCCTACCCGGGAGCGTCGGGCTACACGTGGCATCCAGAGGGCACCGCCCCCGGTGACAAGGGCACTGCACGCGGGTAA
- a CDS encoding DUF5926 family protein, with protein MSKKNRLDKKQPKQPKVRDVFVARPFEGLAAETEYVALRELVPAATAPLKLSPEYAEKYGDRSVTLATILPMAWPALTKPDGRVLLGLQRHERSGDVNRDLAVALLAALEGEPGAPVDVPPLPGEGPRLGDILVDAPLEVTVHDGFDFWLDADQERDAEVTASLEAANASVYPTVRMTSADSAYWCRVPEKSHVRWVLPDGEDVALNALSRLSAAGELKLTDETKFAGMFRAHGLLVPVWDLPSAPEAGAWEESLAAVAARYAAAKAVDEPLTPEQRRARQGLLGRQLTLR; from the coding sequence GTGAGCAAGAAGAACCGGCTCGACAAGAAGCAGCCGAAGCAGCCGAAGGTCCGCGACGTGTTCGTGGCCCGGCCGTTCGAGGGCCTTGCCGCCGAGACGGAGTACGTGGCCCTGCGCGAGCTGGTGCCCGCGGCCACCGCGCCGCTGAAGCTGTCCCCGGAGTACGCCGAGAAGTACGGCGACCGCTCGGTCACACTGGCCACCATCCTGCCGATGGCCTGGCCCGCGCTGACCAAGCCGGACGGCCGGGTGCTGCTCGGCCTGCAGCGCCACGAGCGCTCCGGCGACGTCAACCGGGACCTCGCGGTGGCGCTGCTGGCCGCGCTGGAGGGCGAGCCGGGCGCGCCGGTGGACGTGCCGCCGCTGCCCGGTGAGGGCCCGCGGCTGGGCGACATCCTGGTCGACGCGCCGCTGGAGGTCACCGTGCACGACGGGTTCGACTTCTGGCTGGACGCCGACCAGGAGCGCGACGCCGAGGTGACCGCCTCGCTGGAGGCGGCCAACGCATCGGTGTACCCGACGGTCCGGATGACCTCTGCGGACTCCGCGTACTGGTGCCGGGTGCCGGAGAAGTCGCACGTGCGCTGGGTGCTGCCGGACGGCGAGGACGTGGCGCTGAACGCGCTGTCCCGGCTGTCGGCGGCGGGCGAGCTGAAGCTGACCGACGAGACCAAGTTCGCCGGCATGTTCCGGGCGCACGGCCTGCTGGTCCCGGTGTGGGATCTGCCGTCGGCGCCCGAGGCCGGGGCCTGGGAGGAGTCGCTGGCCGCGGTCGCCGCCCGGTACGCCGCGGCGAAGGCGGTGGACGAGCCGCTCACGCCGGAGCAGCGCCGGGCCCGCCAGGGCCTGCTGGGACGCCAGCTGACGCTGCGCTGA
- a CDS encoding ATP-binding protein encodes MIVSMAVAERAWCVVVPHHARGAQQARHRLAAALADAVDAALLSDVVSVAAELVGNAVRHAEPLPGGVVRLAWRLRTVDSRHVIEVRVTDGGANGLPRPRTAGAEDPDGRGLTIVDALAVRWGVERDGLGQSVWAELS; translated from the coding sequence ATGATCGTGTCGATGGCTGTCGCTGAGCGGGCCTGGTGCGTGGTGGTGCCCCATCACGCCCGTGGCGCCCAGCAGGCTCGGCACCGGCTCGCCGCCGCCCTCGCGGACGCGGTCGACGCCGCCCTCCTCTCCGACGTGGTCTCCGTCGCCGCCGAGCTGGTCGGCAACGCGGTGCGGCACGCGGAGCCGCTGCCCGGCGGGGTGGTCCGGCTGGCCTGGCGGCTGCGTACGGTCGACTCCCGGCACGTCATCGAGGTGCGGGTGACCGACGGCGGGGCCAACGGGCTGCCCCGGCCGCGCACCGCCGGCGCCGAGGACCCGGACGGCCGTGGCCTCACCATCGTCGACGCGCTCGCCGTCCGCTGGGGTGTCGAGCGGGACGGTCTCGGGCAGAGCGTCTGGGCGGAACTAAGCTGA